A genome region from Gemmatimonadota bacterium includes the following:
- a CDS encoding GIY-YIG nuclease family protein: MTLDRKALTRQYKETPRTAGVALAKNLANGKCFLFAGVDIAALVNRHRAQLKLGGHPNKVLQGDWNALGADQFAFEVVDTLPVPETADVDQRDDVAALEALWLEKLAPFEPAGYNRAPRPRG, encoded by the coding sequence GTGACCCTCGATCGCAAGGCGCTGACGCGCCAGTACAAGGAAACGCCGCGCACCGCCGGCGTGGCCCTCGCCAAGAACCTGGCGAACGGCAAGTGCTTCCTCTTCGCCGGCGTCGACATCGCGGCGCTCGTCAACCGCCATCGCGCGCAGCTCAAGCTGGGCGGGCATCCCAACAAGGTGCTGCAGGGCGACTGGAACGCTCTGGGCGCCGACCAGTTTGCCTTCGAGGTCGTCGATACGCTCCCCGTCCCGGAGACGGCGGATGTGGACCAGCGCGACGACGTGGCGGCGCTCGAGGCGTTGTGGCTGGAGAAGCTCGCCCCGTTCGAGCCCGCCGGCTACAACCGAGCACCACGCCCGCGGGGATAG
- a CDS encoding GMC family oxidoreductase has translation MQETQYDAIVVGSGIAGGWAAKELTEKGLRVLLLERGRNIEHVKDYVNARKGSWEYPHRGRRTQEMIAHYPVLKRDYPLNETNLDYWEKDEESPYTEVKRFDWYRGYHVGGRSLMWGRQSYRFSDIDFTANVKDGIATDWPIRYADIAPWYDYVEKFAGIAGSNEGLEVLPDGQFQPAFPLNCGEEQVAAKLKSQFGGTRRLIPGRVANLTQPLPGRNQCQLRNACWLGCPYGGYFSTQSSTLPAAVATGKLTLKPWSIVTEVIYDKDAKRAKGVRVLDATNNQTVDYTSKIVFLCASSLNSTWLLMRSATDIWPAGLGSSSGELGNNLMDHHFRLGASGDLEGLEDKYYYGRRPTGFYIPRFQNIGKDKRGYLRGFGYQGSASREGWDRAVAELGVGAQFKDAMAQPGQWTIGATAFGEMLPNHANKITLDPEKKDKWGLPVLKIDCAIGENELKMRKDMTKDMAEMLEASGVKNVRTYDGGYFPGMGIHEMGTARMGTDAKNSVLNKYNQVWDAPNVFVTDGACMTSAACVNPSLTYMALTARAADFAVEALKKREL, from the coding sequence GTGCAAGAGACGCAGTACGATGCGATCGTCGTCGGCTCAGGCATCGCCGGCGGATGGGCCGCCAAGGAGCTGACCGAAAAGGGGCTCCGCGTCCTCCTGCTCGAGCGTGGGCGCAACATCGAGCACGTCAAGGACTACGTGAACGCCCGCAAGGGGTCGTGGGAGTATCCCCATCGCGGCCGGCGCACGCAGGAGATGATCGCGCACTACCCCGTGCTCAAGCGCGACTACCCGCTCAACGAGACCAACCTCGATTACTGGGAAAAGGACGAGGAGTCGCCGTACACCGAGGTCAAACGCTTCGACTGGTATCGCGGCTACCACGTGGGCGGGCGGTCGCTCATGTGGGGGCGGCAGAGCTACCGCTTCAGCGACATCGACTTCACCGCCAACGTGAAGGACGGGATCGCGACCGACTGGCCGATTCGCTACGCCGACATCGCCCCGTGGTACGACTACGTGGAGAAGTTCGCCGGGATCGCCGGCTCCAACGAAGGGCTCGAGGTGCTTCCCGACGGTCAGTTCCAGCCGGCCTTCCCGCTCAACTGCGGTGAGGAGCAGGTGGCGGCGAAGCTCAAGAGCCAGTTTGGCGGGACGCGTCGCCTCATCCCCGGGCGCGTGGCCAACCTCACGCAGCCGCTCCCGGGGCGCAACCAGTGCCAGCTCCGCAACGCCTGCTGGTTAGGCTGCCCGTACGGCGGCTACTTCAGCACGCAGTCGTCCACGCTGCCGGCGGCAGTGGCGACCGGGAAGCTCACGCTCAAGCCCTGGTCCATCGTCACGGAAGTCATCTACGACAAGGACGCCAAGCGGGCCAAGGGCGTTCGCGTGCTCGACGCGACCAACAACCAGACCGTCGACTACACGTCGAAGATCGTCTTCCTGTGCGCCTCGTCGCTCAACTCGACCTGGCTGCTGATGCGTTCGGCCACCGACATCTGGCCGGCCGGGCTCGGCTCCAGCTCTGGCGAGTTAGGCAACAACCTGATGGACCACCACTTCCGGTTGGGGGCGTCGGGTGACCTCGAAGGGCTCGAGGACAAGTACTACTACGGGCGCCGCCCCACCGGCTTCTACATCCCGCGCTTCCAGAACATCGGCAAGGACAAGCGTGGCTACCTGCGTGGCTTTGGCTACCAGGGGAGCGCGAGCCGCGAGGGATGGGATCGTGCGGTGGCGGAGCTGGGCGTGGGGGCGCAGTTCAAGGACGCGATGGCGCAGCCCGGGCAGTGGACCATCGGGGCGACGGCGTTCGGCGAGATGCTGCCGAACCATGCGAACAAGATCACGCTCGACCCCGAGAAGAAGGACAAATGGGGGCTGCCGGTGCTCAAGATCGATTGCGCCATCGGCGAAAACGAGCTCAAGATGCGCAAGGACATGACGAAGGACATGGCCGAGATGCTCGAGGCGAGCGGCGTGAAGAACGTCCGCACCTACGACGGCGGCTACTTCCCCGGCATGGGGATCCACGAGATGGGGACGGCGCGCATGGGGACCGATGCCAAGAACTCGGTGCTCAACAAGTACAACCAGGTGTGGGATGCGCCCAACGTGTTCGTCACCGACGGCGCGTGCATGACCTCGGCGGCCTGCGTGAATCCGTCGCTCACGTACATGGCACTCACGGCGCGCGCGGCCGATTTCGCCGTCGAAGCGCTCAAGAAGCGCGAGCTGTAA
- a CDS encoding reactive intermediate/imine deaminase, with product MSHLPIHAPNLPNPVGPYSPAMAFERLIFVSGQGAVDPATGQLSGPDATSQTEQCLRNVQAILQAAGSDLQYVLRCGVFLVDMDEFKEMNAVYGRMFGDHRPARTTVEVSKLPREGLRVEIDCVAYRP from the coding sequence ATGAGCCATCTCCCCATCCACGCCCCCAACCTCCCCAATCCCGTCGGCCCGTACTCGCCGGCGATGGCCTTCGAGCGCCTCATCTTCGTCTCGGGGCAGGGCGCGGTCGATCCCGCCACCGGCCAGCTCTCCGGCCCCGACGCCACCAGCCAGACGGAGCAGTGCCTGCGGAACGTGCAGGCCATCTTGCAGGCCGCCGGCTCTGACCTGCAGTACGTGCTGCGCTGCGGCGTCTTTCTCGTCGACATGGACGAGTTCAAGGAGATGAACGCCGTGTATGGGCGCATGTTCGGCGACCACCGCCCGGCCCGGACCACGGTCGAGGTGTCGAAGCTCCCGCGCGAAGGGTTGCGGGTGGAGATCGACTGCGTCGCCTACCGCCCCTAA
- a CDS encoding gluconate 2-dehydrogenase subunit 3 family protein — protein sequence MDRREAIRRVSAMLGGAAFIGGTSLLAACSKEPAAKGDTAVAAAAPAPTPEPPLTMFTAEEVAYLDEIAETILPATSTPGAKDAKTGRFIGVMVQDCYTKEDQDIFKAGMTTLNDACTKAHGHGFMQASPEERLSLLTQLDKDAKAYQDKKKGDQPNHYFRMIKELTLLGFFTSEVGMTKVLRYQETPGRFDPCEPYTKGQTIYASHA from the coding sequence ATTGACCGACGCGAAGCGATTCGCCGCGTGAGCGCGATGCTGGGCGGCGCCGCCTTCATTGGCGGCACGTCGCTGCTCGCCGCGTGCAGCAAGGAGCCGGCGGCCAAGGGCGATACCGCGGTTGCCGCTGCGGCCCCTGCGCCGACGCCCGAGCCGCCGCTGACGATGTTCACCGCCGAAGAAGTCGCCTACCTCGACGAGATCGCCGAGACGATCCTCCCGGCGACGAGCACCCCCGGGGCGAAGGACGCCAAGACCGGGCGATTCATTGGCGTGATGGTGCAGGACTGCTACACCAAGGAAGACCAGGACATCTTCAAGGCCGGGATGACGACGCTGAACGACGCGTGCACCAAGGCGCACGGTCACGGCTTCATGCAGGCGTCGCCCGAGGAGCGGCTGTCGCTGCTCACGCAGCTCGACAAGGACGCCAAGGCGTACCAGGACAAGAAGAAGGGCGACCAGCCCAACCACTACTTCCGCATGATCAAGGAGCTGACGCTGCTCGGCTTCTTCACGTCGGAAGTGGGGATGACCAAGGTGCTGCGGTACCAGGAGACGCCGGGGCGTTTTGATCCGTGCGAGCCGTACACCAAGGGGCAGACGATCTACGCGAGTCACGCCTGA
- a CDS encoding DUF305 domain-containing protein, which produces MSARFLDRARARLTLVGLVALVTLAGCSTATRTTRTDGMVHLTGDAGARARARADSARNPYTDGDIHFMSGMISHHAQAIVMARWAEPNGASPSVRTLAARITNAQQDEIALMQNWLKDRALPVPEAKPMPMKMKMDGVDHEMLMPGMLSDAQMQELEAARGRDFDRLFLTYMIQHHKGAVTMVQELFAKDGTAQDETVFKFASDVNVDQSTEIARMERMLLMLRLEGK; this is translated from the coding sequence ATGTCCGCTCGTTTCCTTGATCGCGCCCGCGCCCGCCTTACCCTCGTCGGCCTGGTCGCCCTCGTGACCCTCGCCGGCTGTTCGACGGCCACCCGCACGACCCGCACCGACGGAATGGTGCACCTGACGGGTGACGCCGGGGCGCGTGCGCGCGCCCGCGCCGACAGCGCCCGCAATCCCTACACCGATGGCGACATCCACTTCATGTCGGGGATGATCAGCCACCACGCGCAGGCGATCGTGATGGCGCGCTGGGCCGAGCCCAATGGCGCCAGCCCCTCGGTGCGCACGCTTGCCGCCCGCATCACCAACGCGCAGCAGGACGAGATCGCCCTCATGCAGAACTGGCTCAAGGACCGCGCGCTCCCGGTCCCCGAAGCCAAGCCCATGCCCATGAAGATGAAGATGGACGGCGTGGATCATGAGATGCTCATGCCTGGCATGCTCTCCGACGCGCAGATGCAGGAGCTCGAGGCGGCACGCGGGCGCGACTTCGACCGCCTCTTCCTGACCTACATGATCCAGCACCACAAGGGCGCCGTGACGATGGTGCAGGAGCTCTTCGCCAAGGACGGCACCGCCCAGGATGAAACCGTCTTCAAGTTCGCCTCCGACGTCAACGTCGACCAATCCACCGAGATCGCCCGCATGGAGCGCATGCTCCTCATGCTGCGGCTCGAAGGCAAGTAG
- a CDS encoding GMC family oxidoreductase, with product MPSTSFDAIVVGSGISGGWAAKELSERGLQVLLLERGRNVEHIADYVNTRKAPWEYPHRGGRTQAMIRRYPVLKRDFPLNEKNLDWWASDEDSPYTETRRFDWYRGYQVGGRSLMWGRCSFRLSDIDFEANARDGVGTDWPIRYAEIAPWYSHAERFAGIAGSLEGLPQLPDGDFQPAMALNCAEQVVAERLRGLYDGRRRLISSRTANLTQALHGRSPCQYRDACWLGCPYGAYFSTQSATLPAAMATGRLTLKPFAIASEVLYDADRKRATGVRVMDALTREVTDYSARVVFLCASTLNSTWLLLRSATDVWPGGLGSSSGELGHNLMDHHFRVGASGRIDGLEDQYVFGRRPNPSYIPRYRNLGGDKRPYLRGFGYEGGAGREGWARAVAELGVGGGFKDRAAEPGRWTIGGTAFGEMLPNHANRVTLDPEKQDKWGLPVLRIDCAIGENERLMRKDMAADMAEMLEACGVKDVATFDDEYFPGMGIHEMGTARMGTSPKNSVLNRNNQVWDAPNVFVTDGSCMASTACQNPSLTYMALTARASAFAVEEMNRRAL from the coding sequence GTGCCATCGACTTCGTTCGACGCCATCGTGGTGGGGTCCGGGATATCCGGTGGATGGGCCGCCAAGGAGCTCTCCGAGCGCGGTCTCCAGGTGCTCCTGTTGGAGCGCGGCAGGAACGTCGAGCACATCGCAGACTACGTCAACACACGAAAGGCGCCGTGGGAGTATCCGCATCGCGGCGGGCGCACGCAGGCGATGATCCGGCGATACCCGGTGCTCAAGCGCGACTTTCCGCTCAACGAGAAGAATCTCGACTGGTGGGCCTCCGATGAGGACTCGCCGTACACCGAGACGAGGCGCTTCGATTGGTATCGCGGCTACCAGGTAGGGGGGCGATCGCTCATGTGGGGGCGCTGCAGCTTTCGCCTGAGCGACATCGACTTCGAGGCGAACGCACGCGATGGCGTCGGGACCGACTGGCCAATTCGATACGCCGAGATTGCGCCGTGGTACAGCCACGCCGAGAGGTTTGCCGGGATCGCCGGCTCGCTCGAAGGGCTGCCGCAGCTTCCCGATGGCGATTTTCAGCCGGCGATGGCGCTCAATTGCGCCGAGCAAGTCGTGGCCGAACGACTGCGGGGGCTGTATGACGGCAGGCGGCGGCTCATCTCCAGCCGCACCGCCAACCTGACCCAGGCGCTGCACGGGCGTTCGCCGTGTCAGTATCGCGATGCCTGCTGGTTAGGCTGCCCGTACGGTGCCTACTTCAGCACGCAGTCGGCGACGCTCCCCGCGGCCATGGCGACGGGGCGGCTCACGCTCAAGCCGTTCGCGATCGCCAGCGAGGTGCTCTACGACGCGGATCGGAAGCGGGCGACCGGGGTGCGCGTGATGGATGCGCTGACCCGGGAGGTCACCGACTACTCGGCCCGCGTCGTCTTCCTCTGCGCCTCGACGCTCAATTCCACCTGGTTGCTGCTGCGTTCAGCGACCGACGTTTGGCCCGGCGGGTTGGGGAGCAGCTCCGGGGAGCTGGGGCACAACCTGATGGACCATCACTTTCGGGTGGGGGCGTCGGGGCGGATCGACGGATTGGAGGACCAGTACGTCTTCGGGCGGCGCCCCAACCCATCTTACATCCCGCGGTATCGCAATCTTGGGGGGGACAAGCGGCCGTATCTGCGGGGATTCGGGTACGAAGGGGGGGCAGGGCGTGAGGGGTGGGCTCGAGCGGTCGCCGAACTGGGGGTGGGCGGCGGATTCAAGGACCGGGCGGCCGAGCCCGGCCGGTGGACCATCGGCGGGACCGCCTTTGGCGAGATGCTCCCGAACCACGCCAACCGGGTGACGCTCGATCCAGAAAAGCAGGACAAGTGGGGGCTCCCGGTCCTGCGGATCGACTGCGCCATCGGTGAGAACGAGCGGCTGATGCGAAAGGACATGGCCGCCGACATGGCCGAGATGCTCGAGGCGTGCGGTGTGAAGGACGTGGCGACCTTCGACGACGAGTACTTCCCCGGGATGGGGATCCACGAGATGGGGACGGCGCGGATGGGGACGAGCCCGAAGAACTCCGTGCTCAACCGGAACAACCAGGTCTGGGACGCGCCGAACGTGTTCGTGACCGACGGGAGTTGCATGGCTTCGACGGCCTGCCAGAACCCGTCGCTGACCTACATGGCGTTGACGGCGCGGGCGTCGGCGTTTGCGGTGGAGGAGATGAACCGCCGTGCGCTCTGA
- a CDS encoding GxxExxY protein, with the protein MRGVGEARDSESRVEHVAAVVVDAAYHLHRELGPGLLESVYETVLARMLEQRGLRVERHKTISFDFHGLHFDEGFRVDLLIDGCCVVELKSIERTAPVHLKQLLTYLRLLDLRLGLLINFGAATFKEGIKRVVNGHHVFAPSRLRVRQALPRAPHDV; encoded by the coding sequence ATGCGTGGTGTGGGGGAGGCGCGAGACTCCGAGAGCCGTGTGGAACACGTGGCCGCGGTGGTGGTCGATGCGGCGTACCACCTGCACCGGGAGCTGGGGCCGGGACTGCTCGAGTCGGTGTACGAGACCGTACTCGCGCGCATGCTGGAGCAGCGCGGACTTCGAGTCGAACGACACAAGACGATCTCGTTCGACTTTCACGGGCTGCACTTCGACGAGGGGTTCCGCGTTGACCTGTTGATCGACGGGTGTTGTGTCGTGGAGCTCAAGTCCATCGAGCGCACCGCCCCCGTGCACCTGAAGCAGCTGCTGACCTACCTCCGACTCCTGGACCTTCGCCTAGGTCTTCTCATCAACTTCGGCGCCGCGACCTTCAAGGAAGGGATCAAACGCGTGGTGAACGGCCACCACGTCTTCGCGCCTTCGCGTCTTCGTGTGAGACAAGCCCTTCCCCGCGCCCCACACGACGTCTGA
- a CDS encoding carboxypeptidase regulatory-like domain-containing protein gives MLLRTSARFAFFLQLTCAAVAQGQAPPDHIHGRVTDDSSRAVVSASVFVTRGPDRALKQTTTDSSGRYSLLFEDGTGDYLVAVTAPGLKTARRRVQRQGSERELVADFVLGRDLALLAAVKVTATQPVRATNRVSPYNPETGASEKWSDGVQGQLPPTVAGNVSAIAGTIPGVTLGPNGPAILGSGSESNLTTLNGLSLGGASLPRAARTDTRVTGATFDPTRGGFSGANIDVRLGAGDRMYQQRNAFFTFDARPLQFTDAIGRATGAQVGSFRGSAGADGELVRQTLTYNVAVDYSRTESDPATLLGATPTTLRLAGVSADSVARLLSTATTLGIPLAGAGIPGARTSTALTWLARLDDIRDSLRTRTITTYAGLTTDGAQGFSTLGTPAAASERRGRTLGLQLQANDYFGPGRRRLNQARLGWNAVRTETDPYLALPGAQVLVRSIDGSDRDVATLSLGGGAGIGGTESRWTVEGANETLWNARGRRHTFKGQLWGRIDGVQHTGGADLLGRYTFNSIADLAAGNPASYNRTLRLPARDGTVWNAATALAHQWSPSRFFGVLYGARVEANGFAGAPARNPALEQALGVRSALAPTRVHVSPRVGFSWTYNRDKDNGNGSSNNNVGQFYRSTSGVLRGGIGEFRDLLRPDLLADASARTGLPGATEVLSCVGTGVPMPDWNGFLTSPDALPTTCTDGSGPLAERAPSVLLIDEGYDVPRSWRASLDWNSNIGPWTVRVGALGSYDLAQPGTVDANFAGTQRFVLDEEGGRPVFVSTAAIDAASGALSAAESRRTADYGRVSMRTSALRGYGGQLTFQVAPDVFKMRRVPGSPFVSLAYTLQSTRRQFRGFDGGGFGDPRVREWGPSNSDARHAMILQGGFTTKWTGTFTLFGRAQSGLPFTPIVQGDVNGDGRGGDRAFVPDAAAGGDAATAAQLRTLLEDGAEAARRCVQAFTGRVASRNGCRGPWTATLNAQWRPPLPSTWGRRVQATLYLQNVLGGVDQLVHGANGLRGWGAPGTPDPVLLIPRGFDATARRFRYDVNPRFADTRVASTLARSPFRLTLDFSMRLSTDYNLQELRRALEPLRINRQWSRRSADSLAAFYLNNTSDIHRALLAESDSLFLSQQQAAALRRMDSTYVAQVRAIFVPLGQFLAQFDNGEATKVALDSVTSARKAYWKVFWRQPEIADSVITPTQRALMPMLESMLQVPAREREHSQWFFGHPIKFRDDKVATR, from the coding sequence CGTGAGCTCGTGGCCGACTTCGTCCTCGGACGCGACCTGGCACTGCTCGCCGCCGTGAAGGTCACGGCCACGCAGCCGGTGCGCGCGACCAACCGTGTCTCGCCATACAACCCCGAAACCGGGGCGTCGGAGAAGTGGAGTGACGGCGTGCAGGGACAGCTCCCGCCCACGGTGGCCGGGAACGTCAGCGCGATCGCCGGCACCATCCCGGGCGTCACGCTCGGCCCCAACGGCCCGGCGATCCTCGGCTCCGGCAGCGAGTCCAACCTCACGACGCTCAACGGGCTCTCGCTGGGCGGCGCCTCGCTCCCGCGCGCCGCCCGCACCGACACCCGCGTGACCGGCGCAACGTTCGATCCCACGCGCGGCGGCTTCTCGGGGGCCAACATCGACGTGCGGCTCGGGGCCGGCGACCGCATGTACCAGCAGCGGAACGCCTTCTTCACCTTCGACGCGCGGCCGCTGCAGTTCACCGATGCCATCGGGCGCGCGACGGGGGCGCAGGTTGGCTCATTCCGCGGAAGCGCCGGCGCCGACGGGGAACTCGTGCGCCAGACGCTCACCTACAACGTGGCCGTCGATTACTCGCGCACCGAGAGCGATCCCGCCACGCTGCTTGGCGCCACTCCCACGACATTGCGGCTGGCGGGCGTGAGCGCCGACTCGGTGGCCCGCCTCCTGTCCACCGCCACGACGCTCGGCATCCCCCTGGCCGGAGCCGGGATCCCGGGGGCCCGTACCTCCACCGCGCTCACCTGGCTGGCCCGCCTCGACGACATCCGCGACTCGCTGCGCACGCGCACAATCACCACGTACGCCGGGCTCACGACCGATGGAGCGCAAGGCTTCAGTACCCTCGGCACGCCCGCCGCTGCCAGCGAGCGGCGCGGCCGCACGCTCGGGCTGCAGCTGCAAGCGAACGACTATTTCGGTCCCGGCAGGCGGCGCCTCAACCAGGCCCGGCTCGGGTGGAACGCGGTGCGCACCGAGACCGACCCGTACCTCGCGCTGCCTGGCGCGCAGGTCCTCGTGCGATCGATCGATGGCAGCGACCGCGACGTGGCCACCTTGTCGTTAGGTGGCGGTGCCGGGATCGGCGGCACCGAGTCGCGATGGACCGTCGAGGGAGCCAACGAGACCCTATGGAACGCCCGCGGGCGCCGCCACACGTTCAAGGGACAGCTCTGGGGACGGATCGACGGGGTGCAACACACGGGCGGGGCCGACCTGCTGGGGCGCTATACGTTCAACTCCATCGCCGACCTCGCCGCCGGCAACCCCGCCAGCTACAACCGCACGCTGCGCCTGCCGGCGCGCGACGGAACCGTCTGGAACGCCGCGACGGCGCTCGCCCACCAGTGGTCCCCATCGCGCTTTTTCGGAGTGCTCTACGGCGCCCGGGTCGAGGCCAACGGCTTTGCGGGCGCCCCGGCGCGCAACCCGGCGCTGGAGCAGGCGCTCGGGGTGCGGTCGGCCCTCGCCCCCACGCGCGTGCACGTGAGCCCCCGCGTGGGCTTCTCCTGGACCTACAACCGCGACAAGGACAACGGGAACGGGAGCAGCAACAACAACGTCGGGCAATTCTATCGCAGCACCTCGGGCGTGCTGCGTGGCGGCATCGGCGAGTTCCGCGACCTGCTGCGCCCGGACCTCCTGGCCGACGCCTCCGCGCGCACCGGACTCCCCGGGGCAACCGAGGTGCTCTCCTGCGTGGGCACCGGCGTCCCGATGCCCGACTGGAACGGTTTCCTCACATCGCCTGACGCACTGCCCACCACCTGTACCGACGGCAGCGGCCCCCTCGCCGAGCGGGCACCGAGCGTCCTGCTCATCGACGAGGGATATGACGTCCCACGTTCGTGGCGGGCCTCGCTCGACTGGAACAGCAACATCGGGCCGTGGACCGTTCGGGTGGGGGCGCTGGGGTCGTACGACCTCGCGCAGCCCGGCACGGTCGACGCCAATTTCGCCGGCACGCAACGGTTTGTCCTCGACGAGGAAGGGGGACGTCCCGTCTTCGTGTCCACCGCGGCGATCGACGCCGCCAGCGGCGCGCTGTCGGCCGCCGAATCACGCCGCACGGCCGACTACGGGCGCGTCAGCATGCGCACCAGCGCCCTTCGCGGCTACGGCGGCCAGCTCACCTTCCAGGTCGCCCCCGACGTCTTCAAGATGCGGCGCGTGCCCGGCTCACCGTTCGTCTCCCTCGCCTACACGCTGCAGTCCACTCGTCGACAGTTCCGCGGATTCGACGGCGGCGGCTTTGGCGACCCGCGCGTGCGCGAATGGGGACCGAGCAACAGCGACGCCCGGCACGCCATGATCCTGCAGGGTGGGTTCACGACCAAGTGGACGGGGACGTTCACCCTCTTCGGGCGCGCGCAGTCCGGGCTCCCCTTCACCCCCATCGTGCAGGGCGACGTGAACGGTGACGGACGCGGGGGCGACCGCGCCTTCGTTCCCGACGCGGCCGCGGGTGGCGATGCCGCGACCGCCGCGCAGCTTCGAACCTTGCTCGAGGACGGCGCCGAGGCGGCCCGTCGCTGCGTACAGGCCTTCACCGGACGGGTCGCCAGCCGCAACGGTTGCCGCGGCCCCTGGACGGCCACACTCAACGCCCAGTGGCGCCCGCCGCTCCCCTCCACCTGGGGACGCCGGGTGCAGGCCACGCTCTACCTGCAGAACGTGCTGGGCGGCGTCGACCAGCTCGTGCACGGCGCCAATGGACTCCGGGGATGGGGAGCGCCGGGAACGCCCGATCCGGTCCTGCTGATCCCGCGCGGCTTTGACGCCACCGCGCGCCGCTTTCGCTACGACGTGAATCCGCGATTCGCCGACACGCGCGTGGCCAGCACCCTGGCTCGCTCCCCCTTCAGGCTCACGCTCGACTTCTCGATGCGCCTGTCCACCGACTACAACCTGCAGGAGTTGCGGCGCGCGCTCGAGCCGCTGCGCATCAATCGCCAGTGGTCGCGTCGATCGGCCGACTCGCTCGCGGCCTTCTACCTCAACAACACGTCCGACATCCACCGCGCCCTCCTGGCCGAGAGCGACTCGCTCTTCCTCAGCCAGCAGCAAGCGGCCGCGCTGCGCCGGATGGACTCGACCTACGTTGCGCAGGTGCGCGCCATCTTTGTGCCGCTGGGGCAGTTCCTCGCGCAGTTCGACAACGGCGAGGCAACCAAGGTCGCGCTCGACAGCGTGACGTCGGCGCGGAAGGCGTACTGGAAGGTCTTCTGGCGGCAGCCCGAGATCGCCGACTCGGTCATCACGCCAACGCAGCGCGCCCTCATGCCCATGCTGGAGAGCATGCTGCAGGTCCCAGCCCGGGAGCGGGAGCACTCGCAGTGGTTCTTCGGGCACCCCATCAAGTTCCGCGACGACAAGGTTGCGACTCGGTAG